A single Pseudomonas sp. MM223 DNA region contains:
- a CDS encoding Long-chain-fatty-acid--CoA ligase: protein MAKTKIMPPAAGAYAYPLLIKRLLMSGVRHQPDQQIVYADTLRYTYRELEQRVRRLANVLRAAGVQAGDTVALLDWDSHRSLECFFAVPMLGAVLHTVNIRLSPEQVAYTMNHAGDDLVLVHDDFVPLLEQLHGQLGTVKGYLQLTDGEAAATSLPVLGEYEALLDAASPEAEFEDFDEHSVATLFYTTGTTGNPKGVYFSHRQLVLHTLNQLGTFGAYDGQPLLRSSDVYMPITPMFHVHAWGVPYTATMLGIKQVYPGRYEPDKLVRLYRDEGVTFSHCVPTLLQMMLDSEQSRHTDFSRWKILLGGSALTHGLARQASERGMLIFSGYGMSETCPLLTLTHLRDEDLALPMGEQVAQRIKTGAPVAMVDLRIVDAAGVEVAHDGEALGEIVVRSPWLTQGYLHEPQMGAELWHDGWLHTGDMGSIDRHGVLEIKDRIKDVIKTGGEWISSLALENLISQHAAVNAVAVVGIPDEHWGERPIALVVCMPGDSLDQDGLEAHLKQFVDSGQINKWAIPRQVHFVADIPKTSVGKINKKLIREMHC from the coding sequence ATGGCCAAGACAAAAATAATGCCGCCGGCAGCCGGCGCCTATGCCTACCCCTTGCTGATCAAACGCTTGCTGATGTCGGGCGTGCGGCACCAGCCTGACCAGCAGATCGTCTACGCCGACACGCTGCGCTACACCTACCGCGAGCTCGAGCAGCGGGTGCGGCGCCTGGCCAACGTGCTGCGCGCAGCCGGGGTGCAGGCCGGTGACACCGTCGCGCTGCTGGACTGGGACAGCCACCGGTCGCTGGAATGCTTTTTCGCCGTGCCGATGCTTGGCGCGGTGCTGCACACGGTGAACATTCGCCTGTCACCGGAGCAGGTGGCCTACACCATGAACCACGCCGGGGATGACCTGGTGCTGGTGCACGACGACTTCGTGCCGCTGCTGGAGCAGTTGCACGGCCAGCTGGGCACGGTCAAAGGCTACCTGCAACTGACGGACGGGGAGGCTGCGGCCACGTCGCTGCCGGTGCTTGGCGAGTACGAAGCGCTGCTGGATGCGGCCAGCCCCGAGGCCGAATTCGAGGATTTTGACGAGCACTCAGTGGCCACGCTGTTCTACACCACCGGTACCACCGGCAACCCCAAGGGGGTGTATTTCTCACACCGCCAACTGGTGCTGCATACCCTGAACCAGTTGGGCACCTTCGGCGCCTACGACGGCCAGCCGTTGCTGCGTTCCAGCGACGTGTACATGCCGATCACGCCGATGTTCCATGTGCACGCCTGGGGCGTGCCCTACACGGCCACGATGCTTGGCATCAAGCAGGTGTATCCGGGCCGCTACGAGCCGGACAAGCTGGTGCGCCTGTACCGTGATGAGGGGGTGACGTTCTCGCACTGCGTACCCACCTTGCTGCAGATGATGCTCGACAGCGAGCAAAGCCGGCACACCGATTTCAGCCGCTGGAAGATCCTGCTCGGCGGCAGTGCGCTTACCCACGGCCTGGCGCGCCAGGCCAGCGAGCGCGGCATGCTGATCTTCAGCGGTTACGGCATGTCGGAAACCTGCCCGCTGCTGACCCTGACCCACCTGCGCGACGAAGACCTGGCCTTGCCCATGGGCGAACAGGTGGCGCAGCGGATCAAGACCGGCGCCCCGGTGGCGATGGTCGACCTGCGCATCGTCGATGCGGCGGGCGTCGAGGTGGCCCACGACGGTGAGGCGCTGGGCGAGATCGTGGTGCGTTCGCCGTGGCTGACCCAGGGCTACCTGCATGAGCCGCAAATGGGTGCCGAACTGTGGCACGACGGTTGGCTGCACACCGGTGACATGGGCTCGATCGACCGCCATGGGGTGCTGGAGATCAAGGACCGCATCAAGGACGTGATCAAGACCGGCGGTGAATGGATCAGCTCGCTTGCGCTGGAAAACCTGATCAGCCAGCACGCGGCGGTCAACGCCGTGGCGGTGGTGGGCATTCCTGATGAGCACTGGGGCGAGCGTCCGATTGCGCTGGTGGTCTGCATGCCGGGTGACAGCCTGGACCAGGACGGGCTTGAAGCGCACCTGAAGCAGTTTGTCGACAGTGGCCAGATCAACAAATGGGCGATTCCGCGGCAGGTGCACTTCGTGGCCGACATCCCCAAAACCAGCGTCGGCAAGATCAACAAGAAGCTGATCCGCGAAATGCATTGCTGA